The following are encoded together in the Thalassomonas haliotis genome:
- a CDS encoding peroxiredoxin family protein, translated as MKLIYKLLTAGLAVLFTFTAQATKPIAEQAAMVSPLLNGQQIPAVMATTVEGKQINLQDVLAGKKTILFFYRGGWCPFCNTQMGQLKKISGRLQGMGFQLIGISTDAPEGLKASIKERDLDYTLLSDFNSKVSQSFGLAFFASQKTTERYVSKMNLGNPLQKNSQGQERLVLPAPAVYVFDAKGLVQFNYVNPNFRVRLDEELLLKAAELVR; from the coding sequence ATGAAATTAATATATAAGCTTTTAACCGCCGGTCTGGCTGTTTTGTTTACCTTTACCGCTCAGGCAACTAAACCAATTGCTGAACAGGCTGCTATGGTCAGTCCGCTACTGAACGGCCAACAGATTCCCGCCGTGATGGCCACTACGGTAGAAGGTAAGCAGATTAACTTGCAGGATGTGCTTGCCGGCAAGAAAACCATTTTATTCTTTTACCGTGGCGGCTGGTGTCCGTTTTGTAATACCCAGATGGGGCAGTTAAAAAAAATCAGCGGTCGCTTGCAGGGCATGGGCTTCCAGTTAATCGGCATATCAACCGATGCTCCCGAAGGCCTCAAAGCCAGCATAAAAGAACGTGATCTGGACTACACCCTGCTTTCAGATTTTAATTCTAAAGTCAGTCAAAGTTTCGGCTTAGCGTTTTTTGCTTCACAAAAAACCACCGAACGCTATGTCTCGAAAATGAATCTTGGCAACCCGCTACAAAAAAACAGTCAGGGACAGGAACGTTTGGTATTGCCTGCACCCGCGGTTTATGTATTTGATGCTAAGGGCTTGGTTCAGTTTAACTATGTTAACCCCAACTTCCGGGTACGGTTAGACGAAGAGTTATTGCTAAAAGCGGCTGAATTGGTCCGGTAG
- the yihI gene encoding Der GTPase-activating protein YihI, translated as MTRKRKSRKPGAGSIGIVKDDKTKTTLRSDKKPKKQTGNKPGNRQTEAKKKTKGSQGSGIKKDPRIGSKTPIALGKPAQPMSKQPKKAKVQASPIAAIRDVEPDTSLEQELYAIEEDAQLQNILAKQEDEIALSEAEVDYFNEKMTRHQQLRELLGWDEEDEESETGQATSSEDELWDKFDNSDLSEFE; from the coding sequence ATGACCCGTAAAAGAAAATCCAGGAAGCCGGGCGCCGGCTCCATTGGTATAGTCAAAGACGACAAAACCAAAACCACGCTTCGCAGCGATAAAAAACCCAAGAAGCAAACCGGCAACAAACCGGGCAACCGCCAGACTGAAGCGAAAAAGAAAACCAAAGGCTCCCAGGGTTCGGGGATTAAAAAAGATCCGCGCATCGGCAGCAAAACCCCGATAGCCTTAGGTAAACCGGCTCAGCCCATGAGCAAACAGCCGAAGAAAGCCAAAGTGCAGGCCTCACCTATTGCCGCGATACGCGACGTAGAGCCGGATACTTCATTGGAGCAAGAGTTGTACGCCATTGAAGAAGATGCGCAATTGCAAAATATTCTCGCCAAGCAGGAGGATGAAATCGCCCTCAGCGAAGCCGAAGTAGACTACTTCAATGAAAAAATGACCCGTCACCAGCAGCTGCGTGAATTGCTTGGCTGGGATGAAGAAGACGAAGAGAGCGAAACCGGACAGGCAACGTCATCTGAAGACGAGCTTTGGGATAAGTTCGATAACAGCGACCTGTCAGAATTTGAATAA
- a CDS encoding M61 family metallopeptidase has protein sequence MKHKNKICYQITPENTNSHLFRVEMAFASEPGKNYTLSLPAWLPGSYMIRDFAKNIIELSAVSADGQALATEKSDKQTWHISATDKQVSLSYQVFAFDLSVRTAYLDSQRGFFNGSSTFLAVEELSDHSCQLTINPPRQKDNWQVATGMSRARGTEKYAFGDYIAADYHELIDCPVAIGVLDTFEFTVEGVEHHLVFTSGHYGDRQRLADDVAKLCRHHIKLFGEVPFSEYWFISHLLASGFGGLEHKNSTILQASRFDLPNPNKPEELSDNYKAFLSLCSHEYFHAWNVCRIKPKEFVPYNLQKESHTKQLWAYEGITSYYDDFSLFRAGIIPFEQYLELLSKTATRVYRGGGELKQSVTESSFDAWTKFYQQGPDAVNNIVSYYTKGSLIALWLDLTIREKSAGQYSLDTLMRELWIHFGRPGIGTQEDDFINIANILCGEDISEHFKALLHTPDRVALAPLLEKVGVRFEPHKFKSLNSLETIGSENYVPYLGAQFKEQAGGLKISVVVENSPAAKAGLAVNDVLIAVDNLKVTEKSLQQLGDHLSTGQAVNCFYFRDDQLLCSDIAFSDSPLSAIKISVADAELATNWQKIIN, from the coding sequence ATGAAACATAAAAATAAAATTTGTTATCAGATCACCCCGGAAAATACCAACAGCCATCTGTTTCGCGTCGAAATGGCCTTTGCCAGCGAACCGGGAAAAAACTATACCCTGAGCCTGCCCGCCTGGCTGCCCGGCAGCTATATGATCAGGGACTTTGCGAAAAATATCATTGAACTTAGCGCGGTTTCCGCCGATGGCCAGGCTTTGGCCACAGAGAAAAGCGATAAGCAAACCTGGCACATTAGCGCGACAGACAAGCAAGTTAGCCTGAGCTACCAGGTGTTCGCTTTTGATCTGTCGGTGCGTACCGCCTATTTAGACAGCCAGCGGGGGTTCTTTAACGGCAGCTCGACCTTCCTCGCAGTTGAGGAGCTGAGCGATCACAGCTGCCAGCTGACCATAAATCCCCCCAGGCAAAAAGATAACTGGCAGGTTGCCACCGGCATGTCAAGGGCAAGGGGCACCGAAAAATACGCATTCGGCGACTATATTGCCGCCGATTACCATGAGCTGATCGACTGCCCCGTCGCCATAGGGGTATTGGATACCTTTGAATTTACCGTCGAAGGCGTGGAACACCACCTGGTATTTACCAGTGGCCATTACGGTGACCGCCAGCGTCTGGCTGATGATGTTGCCAAACTGTGCCGGCACCATATCAAGCTGTTCGGCGAAGTGCCGTTTAGCGAATACTGGTTTATTAGCCATTTGCTCGCCAGCGGTTTTGGCGGCCTAGAACATAAAAACTCGACTATTTTGCAGGCCAGCCGTTTTGACTTGCCCAACCCGAACAAACCGGAAGAATTAAGCGATAACTATAAGGCCTTCCTCAGTTTATGCTCCCACGAGTATTTTCATGCCTGGAATGTCTGCCGTATTAAACCCAAGGAATTTGTCCCTTATAACCTGCAAAAAGAATCCCATACCAAACAGTTATGGGCCTATGAAGGCATCACCTCCTATTACGACGATTTTTCCCTGTTCCGCGCCGGCATTATTCCCTTTGAACAGTATCTGGAACTGCTCAGCAAAACCGCCACCCGGGTTTACCGCGGCGGCGGCGAGCTGAAACAAAGCGTAACCGAATCCAGTTTCGATGCCTGGACCAAGTTCTACCAGCAGGGGCCGGATGCGGTAAACAATATCGTCAGTTATTACACTAAAGGCTCGTTAATTGCCTTATGGCTGGATCTGACCATCAGGGAGAAATCCGCCGGACAATACAGTTTGGATACCCTGATGCGGGAATTGTGGATCCACTTCGGCCGCCCCGGCATAGGCACACAGGAAGACGACTTTATCAATATCGCCAATATCCTATGCGGCGAAGATATCAGCGAGCACTTTAAAGCCCTGCTGCATACCCCGGATCGGGTCGCCCTTGCCCCCTTACTTGAAAAAGTCGGGGTCCGTTTTGAGCCGCACAAATTCAAAAGCCTGAACAGCCTGGAAACCATCGGCAGCGAAAATTACGTCCCTTACCTGGGGGCACAATTTAAAGAGCAGGCGGGCGGTTTGAAAATATCTGTGGTGGTGGAAAATTCCCCCGCCGCCAAGGCAGGACTCGCGGTCAATGATGTGTTAATTGCCGTGGATAACCTTAAAGTGACGGAAAAATCGCTGCAGCAACTTGGCGATCATTTAAGCACCGGCCAGGCGGTCAATTGTTTTTATTTCCGGGATGACCAGCTGCTTTGCTCGGACATAGCCTTTAGCGATTCGCCGCTGTCGGCAATCAAGATCAGCGTAGCCGATGCCGAGCTGGCGACGAACTGGCAGAAGATCATCAACTGA
- the hemN gene encoding oxygen-independent coproporphyrinogen III oxidase, which produces MQVSQFFDNQLLKKYNTSGPRYTSYPTALEFNDQFNQEDMVQAITHSKNRELSLYVHIPFCHSLCYYCGCNKVVTRHRDKADTYLEYLAAEISSRAALFTDYSVKQLHWGGGTPSFLTHEQITLLVTLLKKKFNFSDELEMSIEIDPREIELDLARHLFDLGFNRLSIGVQDIDLKVQQAINRVQDTEFIHQFIREAKSVGFKSINIDLIYGLPHQSIDTFTRTLNKAHEMDVDRISLFSYAHLPSRFAAQRKLRDEWLPSVDEKFALMKLAIETLCGFGYDFIGMDHFAKPDDELAIAQKSGTLHRNFQGYTTKGNCDLLGLGVSAISAIGNSYSQNVKELNSYYKEVENKQHAQEKGLALTSDDIIRGEVIRELMCNHYVSKQAINDKFDIDFDGYFSDDLPSLATFISDGLLTNTDEAITVSQKARLLIRNICMTFDAYMKEQRNHQRFSRVI; this is translated from the coding sequence ATGCAAGTAAGCCAGTTTTTCGATAACCAATTACTGAAGAAGTACAATACCAGCGGCCCCAGGTATACCTCATATCCGACCGCGCTGGAATTTAATGACCAATTCAATCAAGAGGATATGGTACAGGCCATAACCCATTCGAAAAACCGTGAGCTGTCCCTGTATGTGCATATTCCTTTTTGCCACAGCCTTTGTTATTACTGCGGCTGCAACAAGGTAGTTACCCGTCATCGCGATAAAGCCGATACTTACCTGGAATATTTAGCCGCGGAAATCTCTTCACGCGCGGCCTTATTCACCGACTATAGCGTAAAGCAGCTGCACTGGGGCGGCGGCACGCCAAGCTTTTTAACCCATGAACAAATCACTTTGCTGGTGACCCTGCTCAAGAAAAAATTCAACTTTTCCGATGAACTGGAAATGAGTATCGAAATCGATCCTCGGGAAATTGAACTGGATTTGGCCCGGCACCTGTTTGATCTCGGCTTTAACCGCCTGAGCATAGGGGTGCAGGACATCGACCTGAAAGTACAACAGGCCATTAACCGGGTACAGGATACCGAATTTATTCACCAGTTTATCCGTGAGGCAAAATCGGTCGGCTTTAAGTCCATCAATATCGATTTGATCTACGGTCTGCCCCACCAGAGCATAGACACCTTTACCCGTACCCTGAACAAAGCCCATGAAATGGATGTCGACCGGATTTCCCTGTTCAGCTATGCCCATTTGCCCAGCCGTTTTGCCGCACAAAGAAAATTGCGGGACGAATGGTTACCCAGCGTAGATGAAAAGTTTGCCCTGATGAAGCTGGCGATAGAAACCCTGTGCGGCTTCGGTTATGACTTTATCGGCATGGATCATTTCGCCAAACCCGATGACGAATTAGCCATCGCCCAGAAAAGCGGCACCCTGCACAGAAATTTCCAGGGGTATACCACTAAAGGCAATTGTGATTTGCTCGGCCTCGGGGTTTCCGCCATCAGCGCCATAGGCAACAGTTACAGCCAGAATGTCAAAGAACTCAACAGCTACTACAAGGAAGTGGAAAACAAGCAGCATGCCCAGGAAAAAGGCCTGGCATTAACAAGTGACGATATCATCCGCGGCGAAGTGATCCGCGAGCTGATGTGCAACCACTATGTCAGCAAACAGGCCATCAATGATAAGTTTGATATCGACTTTGACGGTTATTTCAGTGATGACCTGCCGTCACTGGCAACTTTCATCAGCGATGGTTTGCTGACCAATACCGATGAAGCTATCACCGTCAGCCAGAAAGCACGGTTATTGATCCGCAATATCTGCATGACCTTTGATGCCTATATGAAAGAACAACGCAACCACCAGCGTTTTTCCCGGGTGATTTAA
- a CDS encoding methyl-accepting chemotaxis protein — MFSQLKFAHKIIITAAVLLILTLTVSNAYHYLKINDQTETNLERGINEIARSVSGNIANWLNSKLQIVNAIAQSTRESSDSMTILATVQQADVAGLFKNTYVGVERTGEFIVDDVSIKLPDDFDARQRPWYTQVKQDRKSSYTEPYVDASVNKLIISAVAPIEDNGRFIGAAGGDIELDEIADIINAIDFLELGYAYLVTDNGKILSHPQKQYLDKNISELFGYQPGFSRELVEISEKEQIVSFIPVQGITSVKWYVGVVLDRNKAYAPMATARNNAVLFGLISVVITIFILHLLLNHLMKPINNLTLAIKDISQGDGDLTKRLSVDSQDEIGQLSHHFNAFIDTIHDSIKQVHQTAGALEQHINSVRQSALAGIDMAEQQLSRGDSVSGAISELNSSAQEISSNAVTASDLTSAMQDQSREGVDALSNNIDSIEHLSATMGQSSGEIEKLASEAQNIGNILDVIKGVSSQTNLLALNAAIEAARAGEAGRGFAVVADEVRQLAQRTQDATGEIEVMIDNLQNGTGAVVASMSQSQENSATSVEMAGLADEKMRQIIQSLAQVDIENHAVSDATQQQAAVIKSIDKDILQLMELNQQGVSNLQQTQDACDGLQQEFAGLNTLVGQFKVS, encoded by the coding sequence ATGTTCAGTCAATTAAAATTTGCCCATAAAATCATCATAACCGCAGCGGTATTGCTTATTTTAACCCTGACGGTATCGAACGCTTACCATTATCTTAAAATCAACGACCAAACCGAAACCAACCTGGAGCGGGGTATTAATGAAATTGCCCGCTCGGTATCGGGTAATATTGCCAACTGGCTCAACAGTAAACTGCAGATTGTCAATGCCATTGCCCAGAGTACCCGGGAAAGCAGCGACAGCATGACGATTTTAGCGACAGTACAGCAGGCGGATGTTGCCGGCTTGTTTAAAAATACCTATGTCGGGGTCGAGCGTACCGGCGAGTTTATTGTCGATGATGTCAGTATTAAACTGCCGGATGACTTTGATGCCAGGCAAAGGCCCTGGTATACCCAGGTAAAACAGGATCGCAAGTCTTCCTATACCGAACCTTATGTTGATGCTTCGGTTAATAAACTGATTATTTCTGCGGTGGCGCCAATCGAAGATAACGGCCGTTTTATCGGGGCTGCCGGCGGCGATATCGAGCTTGATGAAATCGCCGATATTATCAATGCCATCGACTTTCTGGAATTAGGTTATGCCTACCTGGTAACTGATAACGGCAAAATTCTCAGCCATCCGCAAAAACAATATCTGGATAAAAATATCAGTGAGCTTTTTGGCTATCAACCAGGTTTTAGCCGCGAGCTGGTGGAAATTTCCGAAAAAGAGCAAATTGTTTCTTTTATCCCGGTGCAGGGGATCACTTCGGTGAAATGGTATGTCGGTGTGGTGTTGGATCGAAATAAAGCTTACGCCCCCATGGCAACGGCAAGAAACAACGCTGTTTTGTTTGGTTTGATCAGTGTGGTGATCACGATTTTCATCCTGCATTTATTGCTTAATCACCTGATGAAACCTATCAATAACCTGACGCTGGCGATTAAAGATATTTCTCAGGGAGACGGCGATTTAACCAAACGTTTGTCGGTAGACTCGCAAGATGAAATCGGCCAGTTATCCCATCATTTTAATGCCTTTATCGATACCATTCATGATTCCATAAAGCAGGTACACCAAACCGCCGGTGCTTTAGAGCAGCATATCAACAGCGTGCGCCAGAGCGCCTTAGCCGGGATTGACATGGCGGAGCAACAGCTGAGCAGGGGAGACAGTGTCTCCGGCGCCATATCCGAGCTCAACAGCTCGGCGCAAGAAATTTCCTCCAATGCGGTAACGGCCTCGGATTTAACTTCGGCGATGCAGGACCAGTCCCGGGAGGGGGTCGATGCCCTGAGCAATAACATCGACTCGATAGAGCATTTATCTGCGACTATGGGGCAGTCGAGCGGCGAAATTGAAAAACTGGCCAGCGAAGCCCAGAATATCGGCAATATCCTCGATGTGATCAAAGGGGTCAGCTCGCAAACCAACTTGTTGGCGTTAAATGCCGCCATTGAAGCGGCCCGTGCAGGTGAAGCCGGTCGCGGTTTTGCCGTGGTGGCGGATGAAGTGCGCCAGCTGGCACAACGTACCCAGGATGCTACCGGGGAAATTGAAGTGATGATCGACAACCTGCAAAACGGCACCGGCGCCGTGGTCGCCAGCATGAGCCAAAGCCAGGAAAACAGTGCCACCAGTGTGGAAATGGCCGGGCTTGCCGATGAGAAAATGCGGCAGATCATCCAATCCCTGGCCCAGGTGGATATTGAAAACCATGCGGTATCGGATGCCACCCAACAACAGGCGGCGGTGATCAAAAGTATAGATAAGGATATCCTGCAATTAATGGAATTAAATCAGCAGGGGGTAAGCAACCTGCAGCAAACCCAGGATGCCTGCGACGGCCTGCAACAGGAGTTTGCCGGGTTAAATACCCTGGTGGGGCAGTTTAAAGTCTCCTGA
- the purU gene encoding formyltetrahydrofolate deformylase — translation MQINNQYVLTWQCPDTSGVLAKVTHNLFEHGAFITETSQYSDPYTDSFFSRIAFDDRNLKVPFEEFVSAIDELAKPLNLSYHIRNAEDLPNIVIAVSKDDHCLVSLLTKWKAGVLPVNIVAVVSNHADCQPLVEWHGIPYHHLPVNKENKPQQEAAILDVMKSADAELLVLARYMQILSDDMCVKLQGNAINIHHSFLPSFKGAKPYHQAHARGVKVIGATAHYVTADLDEGPIIVQEVKPINHTFTVEQMVHLGHDLEATALCHAVKMHAQQRICLNGDKTVILA, via the coding sequence ATGCAAATCAACAATCAATACGTTTTAACCTGGCAATGTCCTGATACTTCAGGCGTCTTAGCAAAAGTTACCCATAACCTGTTTGAACACGGCGCCTTTATTACCGAAACCTCGCAATACAGTGATCCCTATACCGATAGCTTTTTTTCCCGTATCGCCTTTGATGACCGTAACCTCAAAGTGCCTTTTGAAGAATTTGTCAGCGCCATCGACGAACTGGCCAAGCCGCTCAATCTCAGCTACCACATCAGGAATGCCGAGGATTTACCCAATATCGTGATTGCCGTCTCCAAAGACGATCACTGCCTGGTATCGCTGTTAACTAAATGGAAAGCCGGCGTACTGCCGGTGAATATTGTTGCCGTGGTCTCCAACCATGCGGACTGTCAGCCTTTGGTAGAGTGGCACGGAATTCCTTACCACCATCTGCCGGTAAACAAAGAAAACAAACCCCAGCAGGAAGCCGCGATCCTTGACGTGATGAAAAGCGCCGATGCCGAGCTGCTGGTGCTTGCCCGTTATATGCAGATTTTATCTGACGATATGTGTGTCAAACTCCAGGGTAATGCCATCAATATCCATCACTCGTTTTTACCCAGCTTCAAAGGGGCAAAACCTTATCACCAGGCCCATGCCCGCGGAGTAAAAGTGATCGGTGCTACCGCCCATTATGTCACTGCGGATCTTGATGAAGGCCCGATTATAGTCCAGGAAGTAAAACCTATTAACCATACCTTCACCGTAGAACAAATGGTGCACTTGGGCCATGATCTGGAAGCCACCGCCCTGTGCCATGCCGTAAAAATGCATGCCCAGCAACGCATCTGCCTCAACGGCGACAAAACCGTTATCCTGGCTTAA
- a CDS encoding TraR/DksA family transcriptional regulator, which produces MSEQLKTQFTQRIIELQQRIDSIHQDFAEGRNADWSEQAGERENDEVLNALESEAKIEIQQLSNAITRIDNGNYGICLECGEEIAEKRLHVQPSAIKCIQCAD; this is translated from the coding sequence ATGAGTGAGCAACTGAAAACACAATTTACCCAACGCATTATCGAACTTCAGCAGCGGATAGACTCTATCCACCAGGACTTTGCCGAAGGGCGCAATGCCGACTGGTCGGAACAAGCGGGCGAAAGGGAAAACGACGAAGTGCTCAACGCCCTGGAGTCCGAGGCAAAAATAGAAATCCAGCAATTATCCAATGCCATTACCCGCATAGATAACGGCAATTATGGTATCTGCCTGGAATGCGGCGAAGAAATTGCCGAGAAAAGATTACATGTGCAGCCGTCTGCCATTAAATGTATTCAATGTGCCGACTAA
- a CDS encoding DUF2489 domain-containing protein codes for MSTPWLIAIIVAIIIIAALAFYAGKLLRQLKQQTILQQEAEKKHQAALNKHDAKVLNSVIIIVRAMKEEQCDYSEGCWRLSVLLDSLKKSSALDQQFPAIFELYNRIKHLTILAERKQLAKQQRMKQDLERMKVETELRDKVSQDLELLHQYANERYLLLRK; via the coding sequence ATGTCCACTCCCTGGTTAATAGCCATTATTGTTGCGATTATCATCATAGCCGCACTGGCATTTTATGCCGGTAAATTATTGCGCCAGTTAAAACAGCAAACGATATTGCAGCAAGAGGCCGAGAAGAAACACCAGGCCGCCTTAAACAAGCACGACGCTAAGGTGCTGAACAGTGTGATCATCATTGTCAGGGCGATGAAGGAAGAACAATGCGATTACAGCGAAGGCTGCTGGCGTTTAAGTGTGTTATTAGACTCATTAAAGAAGAGCAGTGCACTGGATCAGCAATTTCCTGCTATATTTGAATTATATAATCGCATAAAGCATTTGACGATTTTAGCTGAGCGTAAACAACTCGCGAAGCAGCAACGTATGAAACAGGATTTGGAACGTATGAAGGTAGAAACCGAATTACGGGATAAGGTAAGCCAGGATCTTGAACTCTTACACCAGTACGCCAACGAGCGCTATCTGCTGCTAAGAAAATAA
- a CDS encoding VOC family protein, translating into MINLKRFHHVAYRCMDTKETVEWYKDKLNMELTVAIAENEVPSTKAPDPYMHTFLDAGMGNVLAFFEIPNSPKMGRDENTPTWVQHIALEVEDFDALVAAKEELEGKGVEVLGPVNHGVFKSIYFFDPNGHRLELAANTGTPEQFAELKRVAPLMVEEWSETKRAPRHAAWLHEQD; encoded by the coding sequence ATGATTAATTTAAAACGCTTTCATCATGTAGCCTACCGCTGCATGGACACCAAAGAAACGGTTGAATGGTATAAAGATAAGTTGAACATGGAGCTTACCGTTGCTATCGCTGAAAACGAAGTACCGTCAACGAAAGCTCCGGATCCTTATATGCATACTTTCTTAGATGCCGGCATGGGCAATGTCCTGGCATTTTTCGAGATCCCCAATTCCCCGAAAATGGGCCGTGACGAAAATACCCCGACCTGGGTGCAGCATATCGCGCTGGAAGTGGAAGATTTCGACGCCCTGGTTGCCGCCAAAGAAGAGCTTGAAGGTAAAGGCGTAGAAGTATTAGGCCCGGTCAACCACGGGGTCTTTAAATCTATCTATTTCTTCGATCCTAACGGCCACCGCCTGGAGCTTGCCGCCAATACCGGCACACCGGAGCAATTCGCCGAGCTAAAACGCGTGGCGCCGTTAATGGTAGAGGAATGGTCAGAAACCAAGCGCGCTCCCCGACATGCCGCCTGGTTGCATGAGCAAGACTAA